A window of the Candidatus Bathyarchaeia archaeon genome harbors these coding sequences:
- a CDS encoding extracellular solute-binding protein: protein MKLLPSKKAMSTMVTVVLIAVVVVAAFGVAWYIFAPKPVRAITGTVTVWHGLTGSEEVAARTRITAFNKEYPNITVRFVWKPNLKETLKVAIPAGQGPDLFTWAHDWTGEFAAANLTLPIDNYVDQATKDLYFPAALSAGMYKGKLYALPIAAEAISLIYNKAFVQTPPENTDQLIQLLNNPPTGAQYALAHVAQNDPYHMYPWVTGFGGFYYNDTSGLVGLNTSGTIAAAQWFKDNVLPKLNPDLGYGSQTALFYEKKAAMMIGGPWTIGDVKKANISYGLALIPKLVPKNSIRPAPYLGVKVMWWTKNVKTENVEAVTVFMKWWCGVDNQIALAKVLGWVPVAEAAYEDPEIRDDPTIAGFGRQIEFATPIPASPQMGEVWGPGGDAWGAVLSGAKSPQVAFQEAQDTAITNIKTKYGKYP from the coding sequence TTGAAGTTGTTACCGTCCAAGAAAGCGATGTCAACAATGGTGACCGTTGTATTAATCGCAGTCGTTGTGGTCGCTGCATTCGGCGTCGCATGGTACATTTTTGCCCCTAAGCCTGTACGCGCCATCACTGGGACAGTCACTGTGTGGCACGGACTTACAGGGTCAGAGGAAGTCGCCGCTAGAACAAGGATAACCGCATTCAACAAGGAATATCCAAATATTACTGTCCGATTTGTATGGAAACCCAATCTCAAAGAAACCTTGAAAGTAGCGATTCCTGCAGGTCAAGGTCCTGATCTATTCACATGGGCTCACGACTGGACTGGCGAATTCGCTGCAGCCAACCTTACACTTCCAATCGACAACTATGTCGATCAAGCAACAAAAGATCTATACTTCCCAGCTGCACTATCGGCTGGAATGTACAAGGGAAAACTCTATGCCCTCCCAATAGCTGCGGAAGCCATCAGCCTAATCTACAATAAGGCATTTGTGCAGACTCCCCCGGAGAACACTGACCAATTAATACAGCTATTGAACAATCCACCAACCGGCGCCCAGTACGCTCTTGCGCATGTAGCTCAAAATGACCCATACCACATGTATCCATGGGTCACAGGTTTTGGCGGGTTCTACTACAATGACACTTCTGGGCTAGTAGGCCTAAACACATCGGGTACTATTGCAGCTGCCCAATGGTTCAAAGACAACGTCTTGCCCAAGTTAAATCCAGACCTCGGGTACGGTAGCCAGACAGCACTGTTCTATGAGAAAAAAGCTGCAATGATGATAGGAGGCCCATGGACCATCGGGGACGTAAAAAAAGCCAACATCAGCTATGGCCTTGCACTGATACCCAAACTTGTACCGAAAAATAGCATTCGCCCTGCACCTTACCTTGGAGTTAAGGTCATGTGGTGGACCAAGAACGTGAAAACTGAAAACGTTGAGGCGGTCACAGTATTCATGAAGTGGTGGTGCGGTGTCGACAACCAGATAGCCTTAGCCAAGGTGCTTGGATGGGTGCCCGTAGCCGAAGCCGCGTATGAAGACCCAGAGATTAGAGACGATCCAACTATAGCTGGATTTGGCAGACAAATCGAGTTCGCAACACCAATTCCCGCCAGCCCTCAGATGGGTGAGGTATGGGGACCCGGAGGCGACGCTTGGGGCGCAGTTCTGTCTGGAGCCAAGTCACCACAGGTTGCATTCCAAGAAGCTCAAGACACAGCGATAACCAATATAAAGACCAAGTATGGCAAGTATCCGTAG
- a CDS encoding DUF5752 family protein: MSLGEEKTRILQLLWEQAQPVLMKDVAQKLGLKVAATNMHLLGLRKTGHVNTPKHGYYAITEQGKEAIGLTKIDKESAAKILSHMTAEKAFHFYTGLHQYTHVIAHSLTEFVDKLQKIEVKSVEFHVSRKDFEHWAQSLGDMELARRLGLIRNLQVHGEDLRTRVYETVKHRAEELKRVHR; encoded by the coding sequence TTGAGTTTGGGTGAGGAAAAAACGCGAATTCTACAGCTACTCTGGGAGCAAGCACAGCCTGTATTAATGAAAGATGTCGCCCAAAAACTAGGGCTAAAAGTGGCTGCCACAAACATGCATCTGCTCGGCTTAAGAAAGACCGGGCATGTTAATACCCCAAAGCATGGTTACTATGCAATTACCGAACAAGGAAAAGAAGCCATCGGCTTGACCAAAATAGATAAAGAGTCAGCGGCAAAAATACTGAGTCATATGACCGCGGAAAAAGCCTTCCACTTCTACACAGGCCTCCACCAATACACCCACGTAATCGCTCACAGTTTGACCGAGTTTGTCGATAAACTGCAAAAGATCGAAGTCAAATCAGTTGAGTTTCACGTTTCACGAAAAGATTTTGAACACTGGGCACAGAGCTTAGGCGACATGGAATTAGCTAGACGGCTGGGTCTAATCCGAAATCTGCAGGTACATGGAGAGGACTTGAGAACAAGAGTATACGAGACAGTGAAACATCGCGCAGAAGAACTCAAACGCGTGCACAGATAA
- a CDS encoding glycosyltransferase family 4 protein, with the protein MAVLVYEYPPKIVGGLGTYAAEITRKFVLLDHDVTVFTMNDDTGSLPTRELWRGIEIHRPLHIDVSDSLPDVIAEDVRKWGRGIHLFSKLLVYNYLTASKMVNELVRSEGFLFDIAIAHDWLSAMGGIAIKRELSMPFAFHVHSTEKGRTMGNGSEVVSNIELRAAQTADIVVTVSNAMRDELVGLGFPPEKIRVVYNGVDPQKYSPNEVSKEKTREIRARYGLKEDDLMVLFLGRLVSVKGVDRLIASMPHVLQKIPNAKLVIVGLGDMQDYLVRLAQNLRVQDSVKFCFEFIPEEDRIAHYAACDVAVFPSVYEPFGIVAIEAMSMEKPVVVGASGVSGMREIVIPTGPDHCGFHVNPNDPTDISWGIVNSLQDPEKRSQLGLNGRKRVLKEFTWDEIAKKTVQVYNELLESQKPKKG; encoded by the coding sequence ATGGCAGTGCTAGTCTACGAGTACCCGCCTAAAATTGTCGGTGGCTTAGGCACGTATGCTGCTGAGATTACGAGGAAATTTGTTCTCCTCGATCACGACGTGACTGTTTTCACTATGAACGATGATACTGGAAGCTTGCCCACTCGAGAGCTGTGGCGTGGCATAGAGATTCATCGTCCTTTGCATATTGATGTTTCTGACTCGTTGCCAGACGTGATCGCTGAGGACGTGCGAAAATGGGGTAGAGGCATCCACCTGTTCTCGAAGCTTCTGGTGTACAATTACCTCACAGCTTCGAAAATGGTGAACGAACTTGTTCGTAGCGAAGGTTTCCTCTTCGACATCGCCATAGCACATGATTGGCTTTCAGCGATGGGCGGCATCGCCATTAAGCGTGAGTTGAGTATGCCCTTTGCTTTTCATGTTCATTCAACTGAGAAGGGGCGCACTATGGGGAATGGTTCAGAGGTAGTGAGCAACATTGAATTGCGAGCGGCGCAGACAGCAGACATTGTCGTAACTGTTTCCAATGCAATGCGTGACGAACTTGTAGGGCTCGGTTTCCCCCCAGAGAAGATACGAGTAGTCTACAATGGTGTTGACCCGCAGAAGTACAGTCCAAACGAGGTGAGCAAGGAGAAGACTCGGGAGATACGTGCCCGGTATGGCTTGAAGGAAGACGACTTGATGGTGCTGTTTCTTGGTAGGCTGGTGTCAGTCAAGGGCGTGGATAGGCTCATTGCTTCAATGCCTCATGTGTTGCAGAAGATCCCAAACGCCAAGCTTGTGATCGTTGGTCTCGGGGACATGCAGGATTATCTAGTCCGATTGGCACAGAATCTGCGAGTCCAAGACAGTGTTAAATTCTGTTTCGAGTTCATTCCTGAAGAAGATCGCATCGCTCATTATGCAGCCTGCGACGTTGCAGTGTTTCCAAGTGTCTACGAGCCTTTTGGCATCGTGGCTATCGAAGCCATGAGTATGGAAAAACCAGTAGTGGTAGGAGCTAGTGGAGTCAGTGGCATGCGTGAGATAGTCATCCCCACAGGCCCGGATCATTGTGGTTTCCATGTGAATCCAAACGATCCAACTGATATTTCGTGGGGTATAGTCAACTCATTGCAGGATCCTGAGAAGAGGAGCCAATTGGGTTTGAACGGTAGGAAGAGGGTTCTGAAGGAGTTTACTTGGGACGAAATCGCTAAGAAGACCGTCCAGGTTTATAACGAGTTGTTAGAGTCCCAAAAACCTAAAAAAGGTTAG
- a CDS encoding DUF4921 family protein: MTTDSVASNEMRKDYLLDRWTVIAAARKKRPTDFKGTPKESKQVGVCALEPGNEHMTPPAVLVYLKAGGGIRKDRDLDGLRHKNWLIRCVSNLYPAFMPPKEGEWHGLEKGALARVGAAGHHEVLVESPRHDEHPSVASVPQLTHVVNAYVDRLRELCSKPYVAYVSVFRNHGLEAGASLSHAHSQIIATPIVPKTVEEELKASREFFKKNEECVFCEVLRKEEQSPRFIWKNEHFAVFAPWAGTHPFEFWVFPRKHQCCLLDLSQAEAEALAKTMRASFGGLRILLGDPPYNFGFHQITAGACDCYHWHLEVYPRLSIWAGFEKSTGMFINVVSPEDAAQSLREAVTEEAKKL, encoded by the coding sequence TTGACTACTGACTCTGTAGCGTCCAACGAGATGCGGAAGGACTACTTGCTAGACCGCTGGACTGTAATCGCCGCGGCGAGGAAGAAACGTCCAACGGACTTTAAGGGGACGCCTAAGGAAAGCAAACAGGTCGGCGTGTGTGCTTTAGAACCCGGCAACGAGCACATGACCCCGCCAGCCGTTTTGGTGTATCTTAAAGCAGGTGGCGGCATACGAAAGGACCGAGACCTAGATGGGTTGCGCCATAAGAACTGGCTTATTCGGTGCGTGTCCAACCTTTATCCTGCTTTTATGCCTCCAAAGGAAGGCGAATGGCACGGACTCGAGAAAGGAGCTCTTGCGCGTGTTGGTGCCGCGGGGCATCATGAAGTGCTGGTTGAATCGCCTAGGCATGATGAGCATCCAAGTGTGGCTAGTGTTCCGCAGCTGACGCATGTTGTCAATGCTTACGTGGATCGCTTGAGAGAACTTTGCTCAAAACCGTATGTCGCGTATGTTTCTGTTTTCAGAAATCATGGACTTGAGGCAGGAGCTTCGCTTTCGCACGCGCACTCGCAGATCATCGCTACACCCATAGTGCCCAAGACTGTGGAGGAAGAGCTTAAAGCCAGTCGGGAATTCTTTAAGAAGAATGAAGAGTGTGTCTTTTGTGAGGTTCTGAGGAAGGAGGAGCAGAGTCCTCGTTTCATCTGGAAGAATGAGCATTTTGCTGTTTTCGCGCCGTGGGCTGGCACGCATCCGTTTGAGTTTTGGGTTTTTCCGAGGAAGCATCAGTGCTGTTTGTTGGATCTGTCACAAGCAGAGGCAGAGGCTCTGGCTAAAACTATGCGTGCGAGCTTCGGTGGCTTGCGGATTTTGCTGGGTGACCCGCCTTATAATTTTGGATTTCACCAGATTACGGCTGGAGCCTGCGACTGTTATCATTGGCATTTGGAGGTTTATCCACGTTTGAGCATCTGGGCTGGGTTTGAGAAGAGCACGGGAATGTTCATCAATGTTGTTTCGCCGGAGGACGCTGCGCAGAGTCTGCGAGAAGCAGTAACAGAAGAAGCGAAAAAACTGTAG
- a CDS encoding ArsR family transcriptional regulator: MSLSSGPQVPEEFRVLSMMHNIGALTPERSLTVDELAQWTGMDAGTIKVHVQKLREGGYVEFVQISGIEKYHVTRTGIMKVLTLYS, translated from the coding sequence ATGAGTCTATCATCTGGGCCGCAAGTGCCTGAAGAGTTCCGTGTTTTGTCGATGATGCACAACATAGGGGCTCTTACGCCGGAACGCTCCCTTACAGTGGATGAACTTGCTCAGTGGACTGGAATGGATGCTGGAACAATCAAGGTTCATGTGCAGAAACTGCGGGAAGGCGGCTACGTAGAATTCGTGCAGATAAGCGGTATTGAAAAATATCATGTTACACGAACCGGCATAATGAAAGTTCTAACCCTGTATAGCTGA
- a CDS encoding glycosyltransferase family 4 protein — MRVAMISWEYPPRIVGGIARHCEGLAKALVQQGHEVHIFTLDLPGAPDYEEQSGIRIYRTRSEVGHPNFLTWVLLFNHFIEKRMAGVSQLVDFDVLHVHDWLTAPVGISFKHFTKKPLVFTAHSTEHGRSGLHIPDSFTIDGLEWWSTYEANKIIVTSGSMKGEVCGHFHVSDSKVDIIPNAIDTTPYEASMDRGAVRARWGIQPHEKLVLCIGRLVPQKGVEYLIHAVPIMARRRPEVKFIIVGDGWYRDHLEYLANTSGQRWRITFTGFLSDWDLAALTRSADAMVVPSVYEPFGIVALEGMAAGVPVVASQVGGLTEFIEHDRTGVLVYPRNPESIAWGIDHVLSNHSHAEWLVKNAREIVRKTYSWDAVAKRTAKTYKEVVG, encoded by the coding sequence ATGCGCGTGGCTATGATATCATGGGAGTACCCGCCTCGCATAGTCGGCGGCATCGCCCGACACTGTGAAGGCTTAGCCAAAGCTTTGGTTCAGCAGGGACACGAAGTGCACATTTTCACCCTTGATCTTCCAGGTGCGCCCGATTATGAGGAGCAAAGCGGCATCCGAATCTATCGAACAAGAAGCGAGGTGGGGCACCCAAACTTCTTGACATGGGTCTTGCTTTTCAACCATTTTATCGAGAAACGCATGGCGGGCGTAAGTCAACTCGTGGACTTCGATGTTTTGCATGTGCACGATTGGCTCACAGCACCAGTTGGCATATCCTTCAAACACTTTACCAAGAAACCGTTAGTTTTCACCGCTCACAGCACGGAGCACGGGCGCTCGGGTTTGCACATACCAGATTCGTTCACCATCGATGGACTTGAGTGGTGGTCAACATACGAGGCGAACAAAATAATTGTTACAAGTGGCTCCATGAAAGGCGAAGTCTGCGGTCATTTCCATGTGTCCGATAGCAAAGTGGACATAATTCCAAACGCCATCGACACCACTCCATATGAAGCTTCAATGGACAGAGGAGCTGTTCGTGCACGTTGGGGCATTCAACCTCATGAAAAATTGGTCTTGTGCATAGGGCGACTTGTACCTCAGAAAGGCGTCGAGTACTTGATCCACGCAGTCCCAATTATGGCCAGAAGGCGACCTGAGGTCAAATTCATCATTGTAGGCGACGGCTGGTATCGAGATCACCTAGAATACCTCGCCAACACGAGTGGTCAAAGGTGGCGAATCACGTTCACTGGTTTTCTTTCAGATTGGGACCTAGCTGCTCTAACAAGGAGTGCTGATGCCATGGTGGTCCCGTCTGTCTACGAGCCTTTTGGCATAGTCGCCCTTGAAGGCATGGCTGCAGGCGTTCCAGTTGTGGCGAGCCAAGTGGGCGGCTTAACCGAGTTCATAGAGCACGACCGAACAGGCGTGCTGGTTTATCCTCGGAATCCTGAATCGATTGCATGGGGCATAGACCACGTTCTATCGAATCATAGTCATGCTGAATGGCTGGTCAAGAACGCTCGAGAGATTGTGCGCAAGACTTATAGTTGGGATGCTGTTGCTAAAAGAACAGCGAAGACATACAAAGAAGTTGTGGGATGA
- a CDS encoding mannose-1-phosphate guanyltransferase has product MQAVVMAGGEGTRLRPLTTNRAKPMVPVVNKPMLEHTLDLLKQHAFKDVVLTLHYLPEAVHDYFQDGDDFGVKLTYLIEEKPLGTAGGVKNAERYLDGTFVVFSGDVLTDINLSKALSFHKQSGAIATIVLTRVSNPTDYGIVITEKNGRIKRFLEKPGWGEVFSDTINSGIYILEPEILKHVRTDMEFDFSKNLFPALLELGEPLYGYASDGYWCDIGNPVQYLQANHDALQGRLKVSIPGKETHGVWIDEGAEIEDYVEIKEPALIGRKTRIRDKASIGPFSIIGSGVTVDEKATIKRSVVWNNTVIGPRADLAGCLVGEKCTIKDAAIVLEGAVVGDECIVGRGATVKSGIRIWPGKMIEAGAMVTMDLKWGMRWMTSLFGNHGITGLANIEITPEFAAKLGVAFGSFLGRGTSVVVGRDTHRVSRMVKRAIMAGLTAAGVDVSNLQICPAPVTRYMIRSLGATAGIMVSMLEIDPRMVSIRFFDSNGMELDRASEKKVESVFFREAFQRVLPDEVGDLIYPARTVDFYRKDAMKFLDSGAIRKAGLKVVIDCANGAGSAVAPAILGEIGCDVTTLNSRFDEIVGPRTFEQVPSSILNLARVVKAIGADLGMALDSDADRVLFVDEEGSALSGDVSLALLSRERIRERKGGKVVVPVSSSRIINHIVEPEGGTVIRCKIGARSLLDAMIKHEAVFGGEETGGFVFPEFQRGFDGIFSSAKITEILARKNTRLTELCSDLPSLYMARGSIASPMELRGHIMRSLIEEFRDRQIDTIDGIKVFYDDTWILMHPSSEEPVINLYAEAPSKEAADKAIHEYVEKIKALIKA; this is encoded by the coding sequence ATGCAAGCCGTCGTGATGGCTGGAGGCGAGGGTACTCGTCTTCGCCCGTTAACAACCAACCGCGCAAAACCCATGGTGCCTGTTGTTAATAAGCCCATGCTGGAGCACACACTTGACCTCTTGAAGCAACATGCCTTCAAAGACGTTGTTCTAACGCTTCATTATCTACCTGAAGCAGTTCATGACTACTTTCAGGACGGCGACGACTTCGGCGTCAAGCTCACCTATCTTATTGAGGAAAAGCCTCTAGGGACTGCTGGAGGCGTAAAGAATGCTGAACGCTACTTGGATGGAACATTCGTTGTTTTCAGTGGCGACGTGCTTACAGACATTAACTTGTCGAAAGCTCTGAGTTTTCACAAGCAATCAGGCGCCATCGCCACAATAGTGTTAACACGGGTTTCTAACCCAACCGACTACGGCATCGTAATAACTGAAAAAAACGGTCGAATCAAAAGATTCTTAGAGAAGCCAGGCTGGGGCGAAGTTTTCAGCGACACAATAAACTCTGGAATCTACATTCTTGAACCTGAGATTTTGAAGCACGTTAGAACGGATATGGAATTTGATTTCAGCAAGAACCTTTTTCCCGCACTGCTTGAGTTAGGCGAGCCACTGTACGGCTATGCTTCGGACGGCTATTGGTGTGACATAGGCAATCCGGTGCAGTATCTTCAAGCCAATCACGACGCTTTGCAAGGAAGACTAAAGGTTAGTATTCCTGGAAAAGAGACGCATGGCGTCTGGATCGACGAAGGCGCCGAGATAGAGGATTACGTTGAAATAAAAGAGCCAGCTCTGATCGGAAGGAAGACTCGTATTCGCGACAAAGCATCCATTGGACCCTTCTCAATCATAGGCAGCGGCGTCACTGTCGATGAGAAGGCAACAATCAAGCGGTCCGTTGTATGGAACAACACAGTCATTGGGCCACGGGCAGATCTGGCTGGATGCCTTGTTGGAGAAAAATGCACAATAAAAGATGCAGCCATAGTTTTGGAAGGCGCTGTGGTTGGAGACGAGTGCATTGTTGGACGAGGTGCCACAGTCAAATCGGGCATAAGAATTTGGCCCGGTAAGATGATTGAGGCAGGCGCCATGGTTACAATGGATCTCAAGTGGGGCATGCGTTGGATGACATCGCTCTTCGGCAACCATGGCATAACCGGCTTAGCGAACATTGAAATCACACCTGAATTTGCAGCGAAACTTGGTGTAGCATTCGGCTCATTTCTGGGAAGAGGAACCAGCGTGGTCGTTGGACGAGATACCCATCGCGTCTCACGCATGGTCAAACGTGCAATAATGGCTGGATTGACTGCTGCGGGAGTAGACGTTAGCAACTTGCAGATTTGCCCAGCACCTGTAACACGCTATATGATTCGCAGCTTGGGCGCAACCGCTGGAATCATGGTCAGCATGTTGGAAATCGACCCTCGCATGGTTAGCATACGATTCTTCGACTCGAACGGAATGGAACTAGACCGCGCGTCTGAGAAGAAAGTCGAGAGCGTTTTCTTCCGCGAAGCGTTTCAACGGGTGCTGCCAGACGAGGTCGGCGACCTCATCTATCCAGCTCGCACAGTTGACTTTTACCGCAAGGACGCTATGAAATTCCTAGACTCTGGCGCCATACGAAAAGCAGGTTTAAAGGTTGTTATTGACTGTGCGAATGGAGCAGGCTCAGCGGTCGCCCCTGCCATCCTAGGCGAGATTGGATGTGATGTAACAACCCTTAACTCTCGATTTGATGAGATTGTTGGTCCGCGCACTTTTGAGCAGGTTCCTTCCTCGATTCTGAATCTGGCTCGGGTGGTCAAGGCTATAGGCGCTGATCTAGGAATGGCACTGGACAGCGACGCCGATCGCGTGTTGTTTGTGGACGAAGAAGGCAGTGCCCTCTCAGGCGACGTGTCACTAGCATTACTTTCCCGAGAACGAATCAGAGAACGGAAGGGTGGCAAAGTCGTAGTGCCAGTTAGCTCTTCGAGAATCATAAATCATATTGTTGAACCCGAAGGCGGCACGGTGATCCGCTGTAAAATCGGTGCAAGATCGCTTCTGGACGCCATGATAAAGCATGAAGCAGTTTTCGGAGGCGAAGAAACAGGAGGCTTCGTCTTTCCAGAGTTTCAGAGAGGATTCGACGGCATATTCTCATCGGCGAAAATCACCGAAATACTAGCTCGCAAGAATACGCGCCTAACCGAACTGTGCAGCGATTTACCCAGTCTGTATATGGCAAGAGGCTCGATAGCAAGCCCAATGGAACTGCGTGGACACATTATGCGCAGCTTGATAGAGGAATTTCGCGACCGCCAAATAGACACAATTGATGGCATAAAGGTCTTCTACGATGACACGTGGATACTTATGCATCCAAGCAGCGAAGAACCAGTGATCAACCTATATGCGGAAGCTCCAAGTAAAGAAGCCGCGGATAAAGCTATTCACGAGTATGTAGAAAAAATCAAGGCGTTGATTAAGGCTTAG
- a CDS encoding alpha-amylase translates to MPDVCLIFEVHQPFRLSRNFHANLLARPQVRKSDLFDMYFDHALNREVFERAARKCYFPANGIILEQIDRFKHEWKKFKAAYSITGVLIEQCERWSPDLIESFKQLAQTGCVEFLDETYYHSLASLFGPDRSEFIEQVQMHKQLMKDLFNYEPKTCINTECVYNNAVAKTLESLGYKATITEGVERLLRWRSPNYIYKAKDSNLRVLLRNYRLSDDVGFRFTARWWNEWPLTAQKYSSWLAASQGQVITLFMDYETLGEHHWPESGIHDFLRWLPSEVTKWHHLNWALPNEVVNWHQPVDEIDVHEFFSVSWADLERDITAWLTNPMQWTCYNHVKQMEPLVKDIGDSDLIRMWRYLQASDHLYYLSIKGGGPGDVHSYFNALGTPIEAFTVYSSVLSDFEARIMIELQKPEWVARRMLRAFPAERGFTFFYEFARPTQTTVNGLEEFSSALKTVDAKSIEFHTECGDFERWTRHVIGDNTLSDRLRDVAAQKLSGETLRKKAVNAVELRIKELKAIAQGTK, encoded by the coding sequence TTGCCGGACGTTTGCCTCATCTTTGAGGTTCACCAGCCCTTCCGTTTGAGCAGAAACTTCCATGCAAATCTACTAGCTAGACCTCAGGTTAGGAAAAGCGACCTGTTTGACATGTATTTTGACCATGCCTTGAACCGCGAAGTGTTCGAAAGAGCTGCTCGAAAATGCTATTTCCCAGCCAACGGCATCATCTTGGAGCAAATTGACCGATTCAAGCACGAGTGGAAGAAGTTCAAGGCAGCCTACAGCATCACGGGCGTTCTTATTGAGCAATGCGAACGCTGGAGTCCAGACCTGATAGAGTCTTTCAAGCAGTTGGCTCAAACTGGCTGCGTCGAGTTTCTTGATGAAACCTACTACCATTCTCTCGCTAGTTTATTCGGCCCTGACAGATCAGAGTTCATTGAGCAGGTGCAGATGCACAAGCAGCTCATGAAGGACTTGTTTAACTACGAGCCTAAAACCTGCATCAACACAGAGTGCGTCTACAACAACGCCGTGGCTAAAACACTTGAGAGCTTGGGCTACAAAGCTACAATCACGGAAGGTGTTGAACGCCTTCTGCGATGGCGTAGCCCTAACTATATCTACAAGGCTAAGGACTCCAATCTGCGCGTGCTGTTGCGCAATTACCGCCTTTCAGACGATGTGGGTTTCCGCTTCACGGCACGCTGGTGGAACGAGTGGCCACTAACCGCCCAGAAATATTCCAGTTGGCTCGCGGCTTCGCAGGGCCAAGTTATCACTTTGTTCATGGACTACGAAACATTGGGTGAGCACCACTGGCCCGAAAGCGGCATACACGATTTTCTGCGCTGGTTACCAAGCGAGGTTACAAAATGGCATCATTTGAATTGGGCGCTGCCAAATGAAGTTGTAAATTGGCATCAGCCCGTTGACGAAATAGACGTTCATGAGTTCTTCTCAGTTTCTTGGGCTGACTTGGAGCGCGACATCACAGCATGGCTTACAAACCCGATGCAGTGGACCTGCTATAACCATGTTAAGCAAATGGAACCCTTGGTTAAGGACATAGGAGATTCTGACCTTATTCGAATGTGGCGCTATCTGCAGGCAAGCGACCACCTATACTACCTGAGCATAAAAGGCGGCGGACCGGGTGATGTCCACAGTTACTTCAACGCTCTGGGCACTCCCATCGAGGCCTTCACAGTGTATTCCAGCGTGCTTTCAGACTTTGAAGCTCGCATCATGATTGAACTGCAGAAACCCGAATGGGTAGCACGCAGAATGCTACGCGCCTTTCCGGCTGAGAGAGGCTTTACCTTCTTCTACGAGTTCGCCAGACCCACACAGACAACTGTAAACGGTCTTGAAGAGTTTAGCTCCGCGTTGAAAACCGTTGATGCCAAATCGATTGAATTCCACACCGAATGCGGCGATTTCGAACGATGGACTAGACACGTGATAGGCGACAACACGCTAAGTGACAGGCTCCGAGACGTAGCCGCTCAGAAACTTAGTGGCGAAACCCTGCGAAAAAAAGCTGTTAATGCAGTTGAACTCAGAATCAAAGAGCTGAAAGCAATCGCCCAAGGCACCAAGTAG